From the Cucumis sativus cultivar 9930 chromosome 5, Cucumber_9930_V3, whole genome shotgun sequence genome, the window ATAATTATGGAtagaacataaaattttagtgtattttgtaaatattttgtatattttagaatgtaaatattataaacattaataattattgatataagataaaattttatttgagtgtattttgtaaatattttgaattattttgtatattttagaATGTAAAGGaagattagaaaattatttaaggcttcgtttattatttttaacgaTATAAATAAGAGAAACCATTGCGAATTTCAGCTTCATTCCATCGCGAACGAAACTCCGTAATAAGCATACGCAAAATATGCAGCCACCGCAACCGCAACCGTCGCCGACAAACTCACCGTCGTCCGTAACGGCAACCTTCGAATCTTGAAGCAGCCGACAAGTTTCCCTACTTTGGTCGCTCTTGGAGATGGAGTTCCGGTGCCGTTCTCCGTGgtttcttcattctttctcaCCTCCTCTGTTTTAGATTCCTTCCCATTTTCTGGGTTTtcatttccaatttctttcttctgttcTTGGCTGCTAATGTTCTGATCCATCGTTGTTTCTTCTTTGACGTAATCTGTAGCCACCGGAGGCTGTGGAGCCACCAACGGCGCCGGCGTCGGAGCTTCCTCCTTGGTGGCCTTCGCCGAGCCCTGCTTTTGGAGTTCTTCAGATATTCCCTCTTTCGGAAGAGCTGCCACCTCTGGTTCCTCAACTTCAGCCTTCGTCTTCGGCGGAGCTACATTTCCCAGCGAAAGATCTATTAACCCCTTCTCTGGGGTTGAATCGCCTTCCGGAGGACCTTCCTCTGGTTCCTTAGTTTCAGCTTTCGTCTCCGGTGGGGATACGTTTGCCGACGAAATTTCTTCTTTAGCCTTATCTGAGGTTGAATCACTTTTCGTCAGAGCCGCCACGTCTGGTTCCTTAGTTTCAGCCTTCGTATCCGGCGGCGCTGTCGACTCCGCTGCTTGCAACGGCGGTGCGGTCACCGGTTCAGTAGTTTGTTTGGGGATTGTAATGGTGAGAACTCCATCTTGTAATTCGTGTTTAATTTCATcgattttggaattttgtggAACTGGAAAAGTTTTATCCAAAATTTGCAATCGAGTAGTCGACACATTACGATCTCCGGTCACCACCACCGTTCTTGCTTCTTTTTCAACGTTGACATTAACATGGCTGAAACCTGCATAAGTaaattcaaccaaattaaaataaaatataaaagtaataaattttcaaaaatcaaaagattgtcaacaaaaaaaaaaaagaaaaaaaaaatatatatatatatatattcttattaacaaaattatcaaactaacgcttaaaatattttaaaatatagccAAATTTCGACAAgcataataaacattttagttgtttttaaattttagttatattttgtaaatcaattattatcattgttttaaattttagttatatttttgtaaataatctTGTTTGTTggttatatttgatatttgaaaatgtttaaagatacttgaaactatatttttaattaataataatagttaaataataaaatatattcatatacTCATTTTAACtatacattttttctaattatatcGGCTAAAAAATGTTCACGATCAtactaatatttaaattgtagCCAAATATATGGTAtctaaaaatcatattttttttgtcttttccatttttcatctcATATCATatcaccaatttttttatttgtttcaatgatttaaagtttaagagtTGTTTTGAGGAAAAAATCGAACttcaaacattgaaaatgaaagtattcaaaattttaaaatagagtGGATATCAACGTCTAAACtgaaagaattcaaaattttaaagtatagtGAATATCAATGTCAAAGTTTAGAGgttgattcttttttaatttaataaaaaaaaaataaaatcaagaagagAGAAGTGAAATTTAGGACCGGGGAGTTGGAGTCGTAGAATGTGGGCttcattttcatctatttcttCAACATTGGGAGTGAAGGTATCATTGTAGGCACGCACGGATTGACGACGGACAGCACCGAGGCCAGTGATTCTTGGTCTTGCTGCCATTTTGGTCGCtggagaaaatgaagaacgGGAGAGGGGCTAGTTGGTGTCGAGTAGGAACAAGTTGGGTTTATTTGACGGGTCGGGTTGTGTTTGGTTGGGGGTGGGTTAAGAAGAGGGTGTGTGTTGAAAGGGGGTATTTATGGGtttgaaaaaatggttttcTTGGAGTTGGGATTATAccttttttgaaatgtttgatTAAGGGGACATATATTTCCCCTTTTATGTACTAAAGTATAACTTTCCTGTTCCATCTTCCTTTCATTTGTGCTTCAATTGTTTTTCACCTTTttcattacaattttttaattcatccCTTTTGGACGTAGGAGAATACGATTAGGGTTTTAGTTTACGTTCTCGAGAAGCTCAACTTTGAAACATGTGGTCTACTAGCgtacttttgaaataaaaaaataaaaaaacttttgttatcTTAGATGTGTgaaatatacaatataaaagtTGGATTATGTACTCAAGTTCGCATTTGGCGTGGTCACATGCTGAGTTGGGTTGAAGCTGGTTTTCAACCCTACATTAAATTTCGAGTTTAGTGCATAAACAACATCGAACAACTCGAAATCTTCTTACACAGTGCTAAGAGAGTTAGATATATtacatcatttattttattgtcgTATGAAAAGAAGTAGGATCATAGAAAGATGATGCACTTTTTGAATACGATAGGATCTGGTTTTTCCTCTTCTCGAGGTACACATTTGTTTTAGTGATTGGAGCAATCTTAGAGGAAGACAAACAATTGGTTAATAGAcatttttgacaaaaaaaactacatcATTACCGCTCTTAAAGTGAAGTATTAAAtcattacttttaaaagttgataaccctAATATAATGTTAATGGTTATGTTAACGGAcgtagatttttattttaattatattgtatattCATCTATTTTTAAAGTCATTGACAAActaataacttatttatttaattgttaaatttaactCTCGTaggcaaaagaaaaggaaaaagatattttatttcaaaataaaccattcgctaaatttaatttccccCCAAATTTTGGGTTCTTATAACGAACCCAAGAAATATGGCGCGCGGAATCAAACTGCCAAAACTCCGACGGCCAAGTCTCCAAAAGAAAGGTTCAGTAATGGCGGAAACGATCTCaacatttctctctctcattccCATTTTCTTAAGGACTCACCATTTCTCTAGCTTTCACCACTGCAAAAATGCCGTTTCCAAATATCCTCccctcttccttcttcctttacCAAACTGAAACATCATCACCATCTCTATGTTTCCATTGCTTTAACCTAATTTCCTCTTCGGTATTTTTCCTTCTGCCGCTCACACTTTCAGGTAAGCTCTTCTGATCCGCCCTATTGCGCGTGCTTTCATAGTCTCTGTTTGATTTCTATTGTTTCAGGTGGAATAGAGTAgtagtttttcaatttttactgATTGTAGTTTCGGttcatttttttgtgttgtttatTGCTTATTCTTCAATTGAAACTGAGGGTGCATtggtgaaaatttgaagacgAAAAAAAACGAATAGATACTTCAAGTTAAGGAACCCATCTTAACGTCTCGTCACCAATTTTAACTCTCTGAAATCTAAGCATGTTTTTGGTCTTTTCAGAAGGGGGTAGCATCCCAGAGATGGAAGATGACCAaaatttttgttcaagtgGTTGTGACTTTGTGACTTGTGTGGTGGTTCGGCAACAATGGTGGACGCGGGCAGCTTGAAATACAAAGACCCTAGGCAAACAGTTTCTGTTCGAGTTAAGGACCTTCTTGGCCGAATGACTCTGGAAGAGAAAATTGGTCAGATGGCTCGGATTGACAGGAGTGTTGTCAATGCTACAGTTACGAAAAATTCTTTCATCGGTAAGGCAACGGTCTCTcgttgatttatttattatattatttttcaagttttcaatatatatatgttgtgGAAGATTTTCCCCTTTGTCACTAAattgaatttctatataataTCTTACAACTTAGAACATTACAGTTTGTCTATGTGATCATTTAGCTTCAAGGAGAATATAATACTggattaattgaaaatttgagatcATTTTCATCATGATAAACACCTTTTTGTATACTTTGTCTTATAAATCTCTTGTTCAAGGGAACTTTCACACAGTTCATCCATATCTTTAGACTTGTATTCAAAGCATTATAGATGTTTAATGTTATGAgttccaaaatttatattattaaatatgtttGTGTCAAGTTGTTGAAGCGATGTCAAATGCATGATATAGGGCACATAATCTAGAGGCTGTTGGGTTCCATTATGACTTGTCCCAAGTAGCTGATTCATGCAAAACTCAAATAATatctatttgaaatttgattatcTAGTAAAATGACGAAAGAGAAGCATGAACTGCGAAATTTGTGCAGGAAGTGTGCTAATTAACTGGCGGTGGAACTGAGCCACTGCCAGGTGCTCGTGCTCTCAAGTCTGGG encodes:
- the LOC101205877 gene encoding inactive protein RESTRICTED TEV MOVEMENT 2, with translation MAARPRITGLGAVRRQSVRAYNDTFTPNVEEIDENEAHILRLQLPGFSHVNVNVEKEARTVVVTGDRNVSTTRLQILDKTFPVPQNSKIDEIKHELQDGVLTITIPKQTTEPVTAPPLQAAESTAPPDTKAETKEPDVAALTKSDSTSDKAKEEISSANVSPPETKAETKEPEEGPPEGDSTPEKGLIDLSLGNVAPPKTKAEVEEPEVAALPKEGISEELQKQGSAKATKEEAPTPAPLVAPQPPVATDYVKEETTMDQNISSQEQKKEIGNENPENGKESKTEEVRKNEETTENGTGTPSPRATKVGKLVGCFKIRRLPLRTTVSLSATVAVAVAAYFAYAYYGVSFAME